The Cohnella abietis genome has a segment encoding these proteins:
- a CDS encoding cell wall hydrolase: MAVVKARKQDVDMLARLLRAEAETEGEMGMLLVGNVGINRIRGNCSDFKGIRTIPQMINQPHAFEALQHGLYYQNARERERRLAQRAVNGERNWPGKYSLWYFRPGTFENPGPCPPTWYNQPQAGRWKKHCFYEPTAEECENIYNT; the protein is encoded by the coding sequence ATGGCAGTCGTAAAAGCCAGAAAACAGGATGTTGATATGTTGGCAAGGTTGCTTCGAGCTGAAGCTGAGACCGAAGGCGAAATGGGCATGCTCCTTGTTGGAAATGTTGGCATTAACCGAATAAGAGGGAATTGCTCTGATTTTAAAGGAATCCGGACAATTCCCCAAATGATCAACCAGCCGCATGCGTTCGAAGCGTTGCAGCATGGTCTTTACTATCAAAACGCAAGAGAGAGGGAACGCCGTCTGGCGCAACGGGCTGTGAATGGGGAGCGGAATTGGCCAGGCAAATACTCCCTTTGGTATTTCCGTCCGGGAACGTTCGAAAATCCTGGACCATGTCCGCCAACCTGGTATAATCAGCCGCAAGCAGGACGATGGAAGAAGCACTGTTTTTATGAACCGACCGCGGAAGAATGTGAAAATATTTATAATACTTGA
- a CDS encoding putative 2-aminoethylphosphonate ABC transporter substrate-binding protein translates to MKKQLLIILTLILTMTIVAACGKNESANNNGTGNVDPSNASTSPTASESPEGVKIDKESKELTIYTALEDDQIQAYLATYKAKYPDVKLNFVRDSTGIITAKLLAEKSNPQADLVWGLAATSLLVLDQNGMLEGYSPEGVDRILPEFKDSQNEQTRWVGIDAWETAFVVNKTEIEKLGLAIPQSYEDLLKPEYKGLITMPNPSSSGTGYLTVSGVLQLMGQDKGWEFLDKLDQNMAMYVHSGSKPAKLAGTGEYPIGISFGYRGIQEAQKGSPVEVVFPTEGSGWDLEANALMKKETIKQAAQNFLDWAISEDAMKEYNKNYAILAVKSDSTAIPEGYKKDPVQQLIKNDLSEAAKNREGTLTEWDKRYSTKSEPKT, encoded by the coding sequence ATGAAAAAGCAATTATTAATTATTTTAACGTTGATCCTCACGATGACGATCGTTGCAGCATGCGGTAAGAACGAATCCGCAAACAACAACGGCACGGGTAATGTCGACCCAAGCAATGCATCGACTAGCCCAACGGCATCAGAGAGTCCCGAGGGAGTAAAAATTGATAAGGAAAGCAAGGAACTAACGATTTATACCGCATTGGAAGATGACCAAATTCAAGCTTATCTTGCAACATATAAGGCTAAATATCCGGACGTTAAGCTGAACTTCGTACGTGATTCGACGGGAATCATAACGGCTAAGCTACTTGCCGAGAAAAGCAACCCGCAAGCCGATTTAGTCTGGGGCTTGGCAGCGACAAGCTTGCTCGTGTTAGATCAGAACGGGATGCTTGAGGGATATTCTCCGGAAGGCGTAGATCGCATATTACCGGAATTCAAAGATTCCCAAAACGAACAAACGCGTTGGGTAGGCATCGACGCTTGGGAAACGGCGTTCGTTGTGAATAAAACGGAAATAGAAAAGCTCGGCCTGGCCATTCCGCAAAGCTATGAAGATTTGCTGAAGCCGGAATACAAAGGTTTGATCACGATGCCTAACCCGTCTTCTTCCGGAACTGGATACTTGACCGTATCGGGCGTTCTTCAACTAATGGGACAGGATAAAGGCTGGGAGTTCCTAGACAAGCTAGACCAGAACATGGCAATGTACGTTCACTCTGGTTCTAAACCTGCCAAGCTTGCCGGAACGGGAGAATATCCAATCGGCATATCATTCGGCTATCGCGGAATTCAAGAAGCGCAAAAAGGTTCTCCGGTTGAAGTTGTATTCCCCACTGAAGGCTCGGGATGGGATTTGGAAGCCAATGCGCTTATGAAAAAAGAGACGATTAAGCAAGCCGCACAAAATTTCCTAGATTGGGCGATCAGCGAAGACGCTATGAAGGAATACAACAAAAACTATGCTATTCTTGCTGTGAAGAGCGATTCCACTGCTATACCAGAAGGATATAAAAAGGATCCTGTTCAACAGCTTATTAAGAACGACTTGAGCGAGGCCGCGAAAAACCGCGAA
- a CDS encoding PQQ-dependent sugar dehydrogenase, whose protein sequence is MKRFGMAISGVMLLVSLTACWGSEESVVTQPASAEENTNAIAVKNVFGEQLFDRPVGMELRQGYADLVYIVEQSGRIVSKNIKRPTDKAEEVLDITDRVYKKEGEQGLLGLAFHPTRNNLAYVNYTTETHTIIARFDADPSNPGHLDPTSEQILLTIEQPFSNHNGGQLAFGPDGYLYIATGDGGSGGDPHNNSQNLQSLLGKILRIDVDRPTGERSYDIPSDNPYIDQGMPEIYAYGLRNPWRFSFDEADGKLWGADVGQNLYEEINVIKKGGNYGWRIQEGTECFNPQTGCDKEGLEQPIFTYGRDQGVSVTGGYVYRGERLPELEGWYIYADYGSGSIWALHQSKDGKVENRMLLQSDANITSFGRDSSGELYICTQDGQILAITPLQT, encoded by the coding sequence ATGAAACGATTTGGAATGGCAATATCGGGAGTCATGCTGTTGGTAAGCCTTACGGCTTGCTGGGGCTCAGAAGAGTCAGTAGTTACTCAGCCGGCTTCTGCCGAAGAGAACACGAATGCAATTGCAGTTAAGAATGTTTTTGGAGAACAGCTCTTTGATAGGCCGGTGGGCATGGAGCTTCGACAAGGTTATGCCGATCTCGTATACATCGTCGAGCAATCTGGTCGCATCGTAAGCAAGAATATTAAGCGACCGACGGATAAGGCCGAAGAGGTGCTAGATATTACGGATCGCGTCTACAAAAAGGAGGGCGAGCAGGGATTACTGGGACTTGCCTTTCATCCGACCCGCAATAATCTGGCGTACGTGAATTACACGACAGAAACACATACCATTATCGCACGCTTTGATGCTGATCCGTCAAACCCGGGACACCTAGATCCCACCAGCGAGCAGATCCTATTAACCATTGAGCAGCCGTTCTCCAATCACAATGGAGGACAATTAGCATTCGGACCGGATGGCTATCTATATATCGCTACAGGAGACGGCGGAAGTGGCGGAGATCCGCACAATAACAGCCAGAACCTTCAGAGCTTGCTTGGCAAGATCCTTCGAATCGACGTTGATCGGCCAACGGGGGAACGCTCATACGATATTCCCTCTGACAATCCTTACATAGATCAAGGAATGCCAGAAATTTATGCATACGGACTTCGCAACCCATGGAGATTCAGCTTCGACGAAGCAGATGGCAAGCTATGGGGGGCTGATGTTGGTCAGAATCTATATGAAGAAATTAATGTTATAAAGAAGGGTGGAAACTACGGGTGGCGCATTCAAGAAGGTACCGAGTGCTTCAATCCTCAGACCGGTTGTGATAAAGAGGGATTAGAGCAGCCTATATTTACATATGGACGTGATCAGGGGGTATCTGTAACGGGAGGTTATGTATACCGAGGTGAACGATTGCCTGAGCTGGAAGGCTGGTATATCTATGCGGATTACGGTTCGGGCTCGATTTGGGCGCTGCATCAAAGCAAGGATGGGAAGGTAGAAAACCGGATGCTACTGCAATCAGACGCGAATATTACTTCTTTTGGCAGGGACTCTTCGGGTGAGCTTTATATTTGCACTCAGGACGGGCAGATTTTAGCGATAACGCCTCTTCAGACCTGA